The nucleotide window CTGCTGCTCGGACGACAGCGTCGAGACATCGACGCTCACCCCCGCATGAGCCTGCAAATGTGCATGAAGCGCGGCGGGCAGCGCGCCGGCGAAGGGCACCGAGCTGGAATGCGCGAGCCGCACGGTGCCCTGCTCGCCGCGCGCCACGCTGCGCGTGAGCGCCACGGAGCCGTCGAGGTCGGTGAGCACGCGCCGCGCCTCGCTCACGAACGTGCGCCCCGCCGGCGTGAGCGTCACGCCCTTCGACGAGCGCTCGAGCAACACCGCCTGAAGCTCGCACTCGAGCTCCGATATCTGCCGGCTGAGCGCCGACTGTGCGACGAACAATCGCTCCGCGGCCGCGCTGAAGCCGCCTGCGTCTACCACTTCGAGGAAATACCGCAACTGCCGCAGCGACACCATGACCATGCCGTTTCGAGATCGAACATCGCCACATTCTATATTGGCGCGCATTAGCCTCGCCGCCCTATGCTGACGACGATCCCGCGCATGCCTGCGCGCCACTCGAACTCGCCAGCCCTCGCCCGTCACCATGCTCCCGATGCCGCTTCATCTCGTTCCCGACACAATCCTGGGCTCGCTGCTCGCCGCGCTTCCTTCCCCCGGGCATTGGGCGCTCATGAGCGCGGCGCTCGTCGTCGCGTACGTCATCTTCGGCATCGCCGGCTTCGGCACGGCACTCGTCGCCAGCCCTGTGCTTGCCTATGCCTTGCCCGTTGCGCAGATCGTGCCGATGCTCGCGCTGCTCGACTTCGGTGCCGCCTCGGGCAATGTGATGCGCAACGCGCGCGCAGCGGATGTGGCCGAACTGCGCCGGCTCTTACCGTCGATCGTCGCTGGCAGCCTCGTGGGGGGCGCGCTGCTGCTCACGTTGAAACCGGACATCCTGTTGCGCGCGCTGGGATGGTTCGTCTGCGCCTACGCCCTCTTTTCCCTGGCCGGACCGAAGGCGAAGTCACGACTCTCGCAGGCGTGGGCGATTCCGTTCGGCGCGCTGGGCGGTCTGTTCGGCGCCATGTTCGGCAGCGGCGGGTTTCTGTTCGCGATCTACCTCACGAGCCGTCTGGAGCGCGTCGAGGCCATGCGCATCACGCAGTCGACACTCATCGGCTTCAGTACCCTCGTGCGCGCCATGCTGTTCCTGATCGCCGGCGTCTACGCCAACGTGTCGATGCTCGCGACGGCCGCCTCCCTCGTGCCTGCCATGATCGCGGGAATGTGGCTCGGCAAGCACGTCACCCTGCGACTCTCCCGCCAGCAGTTCGTGAGGCTGGTCAATGTCGTCGTGCTCGCAGCCGGCATCGCGCTCCTGCTGCGCACTTGACGGACGAGCGGCCCAGCGCATGGGCGCCCCCGTTCGCTGGCGAGTGCGTGCCGAGCGTTGCAAACGGATATGCTGGCGACTTCCCCACCCGAGGTGTGCCCGTCATGCCCTCTGCCGCGCTCCCGGCTTTGCTCGTCTTCGGTGAAGCGCTCACCGACCTCATTCGTCAGCCGCACGGCGACGCCCGCCACTGGGTCAGTCGCGCGGGCGGCGCCTGCTGGAACGTGGCGCGCGTATGCGCCGCCATGGGGGTG belongs to Pandoraea pnomenusa and includes:
- a CDS encoding sulfite exporter TauE/SafE family protein; its protein translation is MPLHLVPDTILGSLLAALPSPGHWALMSAALVVAYVIFGIAGFGTALVASPVLAYALPVAQIVPMLALLDFGAASGNVMRNARAADVAELRRLLPSIVAGSLVGGALLLTLKPDILLRALGWFVCAYALFSLAGPKAKSRLSQAWAIPFGALGGLFGAMFGSGGFLFAIYLTSRLERVEAMRITQSTLIGFSTLVRAMLFLIAGVYANVSMLATAASLVPAMIAGMWLGKHVTLRLSRQQFVRLVNVVVLAAGIALLLRT